One Leptolyngbya ohadii IS1 genomic window carries:
- a CDS encoding calcium-binding protein → MNSTKKINIRSALTRSRETASGATTYQITGQFASTTPGANNGGTVSGSFDFDPAQYDALRYSLASPLRLTNWNITTTPDGSLVSGNNYVPGFNSSGTVALNESRQWFFRFAFGSGNANIRLQFTTPAGVAGSFPQVSGSELKGITAPLRSRQLVSINIALTAPSPTPPIDLILKGSNQGDVLTGGTGNDTLSGFEGNDALSGLDGNDILIGGAGNDRLTGGTGNDRLTGSIGNDTITGNEGRDRFVLTRGLGQDRILDFQDRQDRLELPRGIRSIDIDQRGQNLFVRDQRDVLAVLVGIRMNQVSAADFRFT, encoded by the coding sequence ATGAATTCCACAAAGAAGATTAATATTCGGAGCGCTCTAACTCGATCGCGAGAAACAGCAAGTGGAGCAACTACCTATCAAATTACAGGGCAATTTGCATCCACAACACCGGGTGCTAACAATGGCGGTACGGTTTCTGGTTCCTTTGATTTTGATCCTGCTCAATATGATGCTTTGCGCTATAGCCTTGCCAGCCCCCTGCGCTTAACTAACTGGAATATCACCACAACGCCTGACGGCAGTTTAGTCTCTGGCAACAATTACGTGCCCGGCTTTAACTCCTCCGGTACGGTTGCCCTGAATGAAAGCAGACAGTGGTTCTTCCGGTTTGCCTTCGGCTCAGGGAATGCTAATATTCGGCTTCAGTTCACTACTCCTGCCGGAGTAGCTGGCAGTTTCCCTCAAGTCAGCGGCAGTGAGCTTAAGGGAATTACTGCTCCCTTGCGTTCCCGGCAGTTAGTTTCTATCAATATTGCACTGACTGCTCCCTCCCCGACTCCCCCAATCGATCTGATACTAAAGGGTTCCAATCAGGGCGACGTACTGACGGGTGGAACCGGAAATGACACGCTCAGCGGCTTTGAAGGAAATGATGCCCTTAGTGGCTTGGACGGCAACGATATTTTAATTGGGGGAGCAGGCAACGATCGTCTGACGGGCGGGACGGGTAACGATCGCTTAACTGGCAGTATTGGTAATGACACCATTACGGGAAATGAAGGACGGGACAGGTTTGTCTTGACCCGTGGCTTAGGACAGGACAGGATTCTTGACTTTCAGGATCGACAGGATCGCCTTGAGCTACCTCGTGGTATTCGCTCGATTGATATCGATCAGCGAGGGCAAAACCTTTTCGTGCGCGATCAGAGGGATGTGCTGGCTGTCTTGGTTGGTATTAGGATGAATCAAGTTTCAGCAGCTGATTTTCGGTTTACCTAA
- a CDS encoding cytochrome P450: MIRLITQPTEYLENYHHTYGDIFAVGWQKPPGVVYVNHPEGIQQIFTANPALFRSGSGGAVLRDLLGDFSVLLLDGDRHIRQRKLLMPPFHGDRLKAYGKLICEITQETAASLQVGQSFRVRSLMQEITLGVILQAVFGLQSGERFNQLRRLLGELLESLGSPIGAALLFFSGLRQDWGAWSPWGRFLRLKQQVDRLLYDEIHERQANLDPTRTDILTLLLSARDEAGQPMSDTELRDELITLLLAGHETTASALTWALYWMHSLPEVESKLRSELQTLSTTEPSQPDPDQITRLPYLTALCQETLRLYPVALTAGVRMLKEPMDIMGYELPAGAVLFPCTYLVHHNEAIYPNSKQFRPERFLERSFSSSEFLPFGGGHRYCIGAALAMLEMKLALATLLQCWTFDLPPQKPIRPVRRGVTLAPPGHFKLRVQRSSENGYRSTNSR, translated from the coding sequence ATGATCCGCCTCATTACGCAGCCAACCGAATATCTGGAAAACTACCATCACACCTACGGTGATATTTTTGCAGTGGGCTGGCAGAAACCGCCCGGAGTAGTGTATGTCAACCATCCGGAGGGAATTCAGCAAATTTTTACCGCCAATCCTGCCCTGTTTCGATCGGGTTCCGGTGGGGCAGTGCTGCGCGATCTGCTGGGCGATTTCTCGGTGCTGTTACTCGATGGCGACCGTCATATTCGTCAGAGAAAGCTTTTGATGCCGCCGTTTCATGGCGATCGGCTGAAGGCATACGGCAAGCTAATCTGTGAAATTACCCAGGAAACAGCTGCGTCGCTCCAGGTGGGACAATCGTTTCGCGTGCGATCGCTGATGCAGGAGATCACGCTGGGGGTCATTCTTCAGGCGGTGTTTGGCTTACAGTCCGGAGAAAGATTCAATCAACTGCGGCGGTTGCTGGGCGAACTGCTGGAATCCCTGGGTTCTCCGATCGGGGCGGCTCTGCTTTTCTTTTCCGGACTGCGGCAGGACTGGGGCGCATGGAGTCCCTGGGGTCGTTTTCTGCGGCTGAAACAGCAGGTCGATCGTCTTCTCTATGACGAAATTCACGAGCGACAAGCAAACCTCGACCCGACCCGCACCGATATTTTGACGCTGCTGCTCTCTGCTCGCGACGAAGCGGGACAGCCCATGAGCGATACCGAACTGCGCGATGAGCTAATTACCCTGCTGCTGGCGGGACACGAAACCACTGCCTCTGCCCTCACCTGGGCACTGTACTGGATGCACTCCCTGCCGGAGGTAGAAAGCAAACTGCGATCGGAGCTTCAGACCCTTTCGACGACTGAGCCTTCCCAGCCCGACCCTGACCAGATTACCCGTCTGCCCTATCTCACCGCCCTCTGTCAGGAAACCCTGCGGCTCTATCCGGTTGCCCTCACTGCCGGGGTGCGAATGCTGAAGGAACCTATGGATATTATGGGCTACGAACTGCCTGCCGGAGCGGTACTGTTTCCCTGTACCTATCTGGTGCATCACAACGAGGCAATCTATCCGAATTCAAAGCAGTTTCGCCCGGAGCGGTTCCTGGAGCGATCGTTCAGTTCATCGGAGTTTTTACCGTTTGGCGGCGGACATCGCTACTGCATCGGGGCAGCCCTGGCAATGCTGGAAATGAAGCTGGCGCTGGCAACGCTGCTGCAATGCTGGACGTTCGATCTGCCACCCCAGAAACCCATTCGCCCTGTGCGGCGAGGCGTTACTCTGGCACCTCCCGGTCATTTTAAGCTGCGGGTTCAGCGATCGTCCGAAAATGGATACCGCTCTACCAATAGCCGCTAA
- a CDS encoding calcium-binding protein — protein MRNKRASFIFIDGVNRIGTPGADTLRGGDRNDLLNGVGGDDDLTGRSGSDRLIGGSGNDRIRGDNGNDQIRGDSGGDNITAGSGDDLVQAGSGNDRVAGGSGNDELDGNSGDDELRGENGSDELDGSDGADRLFGAGGDDEIEGGRGNDELNGDDGIDTLDGEDGIDRLRGGNGNDALEGGSGNDDLNGQGGADSLLGEDGNDSLIGGGGNDSIDGGSGDDTMNGQQGQDQLLGGSGNDTVLGGDGADSLNGGDGRDTVSGQSGRDTLLGGSGDDRLVGGNDADTLTGDSGRDRLNGGQAADIFVLQLNSGFDIVEDFQVNIDRLGLSRGINLNGIRIGAEGSNTTVIRFEGQVLARLEGVNSSQITLDAFTFV, from the coding sequence ATGCGAAACAAACGTGCAAGTTTCATTTTCATTGATGGAGTGAACCGGATTGGAACCCCTGGTGCTGACACCTTGCGAGGAGGCGATCGGAATGACCTGCTCAATGGGGTAGGAGGCGATGATGATCTAACGGGACGATCGGGGAGCGATCGACTGATTGGGGGTAGCGGTAACGACCGAATTCGGGGTGACAACGGTAACGACCAAATTCGGGGTGACAGTGGCGGCGATAACATCACAGCCGGAAGCGGGGACGACTTGGTTCAGGCAGGTTCCGGCAACGATAGAGTTGCAGGTGGCAGTGGCAACGATGAGCTGGATGGAAACAGCGGCGATGATGAGCTGCGCGGAGAAAATGGATCGGATGAACTGGACGGATCGGATGGAGCCGATCGACTGTTTGGAGCTGGCGGCGACGATGAGATCGAGGGAGGTCGCGGCAACGATGAGCTGAACGGAGATGACGGGATTGATACCCTGGACGGGGAAGATGGCATCGATCGGCTGCGAGGCGGCAATGGCAATGATGCGTTAGAGGGCGGTTCGGGCAACGATGACCTGAACGGGCAGGGCGGTGCTGATTCCCTGTTGGGCGAAGATGGGAATGACTCGCTCATTGGGGGTGGCGGAAATGACTCGATCGACGGCGGCAGTGGTGACGATACTATGAACGGACAGCAAGGACAGGATCAACTGCTGGGCGGCAGCGGGAATGACACGGTGCTTGGGGGAGATGGAGCAGACTCGCTCAACGGTGGCGATGGACGAGATACTGTCAGCGGACAAAGCGGACGAGATACGCTCCTAGGTGGAAGTGGCGACGACCGACTAGTTGGCGGCAATGATGCGGATACTCTCACTGGGGACAGTGGCAGAGATCGGCTGAATGGAGGTCAAGCAGCGGATATTTTTGTCCTTCAGTTAAACAGCGGCTTTGACATTGTGGAAGACTTTCAAGTTAATATCGATCGCCTCGGTTTGTCACGCGGCATCAATCTGAATGGCATTCGCATCGGTGCAGAGGGCAGCAACACGACGGTGATTCGCTTTGAGGGACAGGTGCTTGCTCGATTAGAAGGCGTCAACTCCAGCCAAATTACTCTGGATGCCTTTACCTTTGTTTGA
- a CDS encoding IS5 family transposase, protein MEPQYRIRNWSEYNAGLKQRGSLTFWLEESVLEQWVIEELSGKPGASVFYSDLAIQTMATVKAVYRLAGRQCQGFLESIFQLMGIDLPVPDHSTLSRRLGHLSIELPVLPKEGARHVVVDSTGVKVYGEGEWKTRQHGVSKRRTWRKLHLGVDEATGEILAAVATTNDFHDGEVLNDVLEAIDEPIEQVSTDGAYDHRHCYDEIAAQGAKAVIPPRQDAVIWQHGNCKGNPHPRDENLRHIRKHGRKRWKQDSGYHRRSIAETTMFRLKTILGGNLSARKFDNQAVELFIKCAALNRMIQIAKPNSYKVEA, encoded by the coding sequence ATGGAACCTCAATACCGCATCCGCAACTGGTCTGAGTATAACGCTGGACTCAAGCAGAGGGGAAGCCTCACCTTCTGGCTTGAAGAATCTGTCCTAGAGCAGTGGGTCATCGAAGAGTTGAGTGGCAAACCAGGCGCGTCTGTCTTCTACAGTGACCTTGCCATTCAAACAATGGCGACCGTTAAAGCCGTCTATCGTCTTGCTGGACGGCAGTGCCAAGGCTTTCTCGAATCGATTTTCCAGTTGATGGGAATCGACCTACCGGTGCCAGACCACAGCACCCTGTCTCGGCGACTGGGTCACTTATCCATTGAATTACCCGTTTTGCCGAAAGAAGGCGCTCGCCATGTCGTGGTGGATTCAACGGGGGTGAAAGTGTATGGGGAAGGGGAATGGAAAACCCGTCAACACGGAGTGAGCAAGCGACGCACTTGGCGCAAGCTGCATCTAGGCGTGGATGAAGCAACCGGTGAAATCTTGGCAGCAGTGGCGACCACCAATGATTTCCATGATGGAGAAGTGCTCAACGATGTACTGGAAGCCATTGATGAGCCGATAGAACAAGTCTCAACTGATGGGGCATATGACCATCGTCATTGCTATGACGAGATTGCCGCCCAAGGAGCCAAAGCGGTGATTCCGCCGCGCCAGGATGCGGTGATTTGGCAGCATGGCAATTGCAAGGGCAATCCGCATCCGCGTGACGAGAACCTGCGCCATATCCGCAAGCATGGACGCAAGCGTTGGAAACAGGATTCGGGCTATCATCGTCGCTCAATTGCAGAAACCACAATGTTTCGGCTGAAGACCATTTTGGGTGGTAATCTGAGTGCGCGTAAATTTGACAACCAGGCGGTGGAACTGTTCATCAAATGTGCTGCACTGAACCGTATGATCCAGATCGCCAAGCCCAATAGCTACAAAGTTGAAGCTTAA
- a CDS encoding helix-turn-helix domain-containing protein, with protein sequence MSTAKIRSADTVALVRSLRELYELTQEQFAAKLGVSLVTINRWENDRAKPTPLALRQIKALLLELSQAEPDQAELNPTELNRKISPERIAANRATAKHLLAQYFPEER encoded by the coding sequence ATGAGTACAGCTAAGATTCGTTCTGCGGATACGGTGGCGCTTGTTCGATCGCTGCGGGAGCTATATGAATTAACGCAGGAGCAGTTTGCAGCCAAGCTGGGTGTCTCCCTTGTCACGATCAACCGCTGGGAAAACGATCGGGCTAAACCTACACCCCTTGCCCTGCGCCAGATTAAAGCATTGCTGCTGGAATTAAGCCAGGCGGAGCCAGATCAAGCAGAGCTTAATCCAACGGAGTTAAATCGCAAGATCAGTCCGGAGCGCATTGCGGCAAATCGGGCAACAGCTAAGCATCTGCTCGCGCAATATTTTCCTGAGGAGCGGTAG
- a CDS encoding sulfotransferase family 2 domain-containing protein, with the protein MPKSIEYHLQSEDQLCFVRIPKTASTTLLSIINTKFGAEELCPLLEGEIYHSAPGELDKYRFFGAHFDYNIYQFLPKKPVYFTVLRHPVNRVISLFKHCQADTSDSIFSQFLREATQQGIRDFVCSSDPTIRIRTSNLQTRQIAAGLGTRHLNPFAPDPIEAELSDAELLRLAKQHLDEFAFTGLTEQFQASLFLLYYTFGWCPVAQYQNRRVAGKKQSSGDDLDPETIAAILSLNELDWELYQYGQQLFEARFAQMLEELQARYKLSESDRLTLNQLTLNQLNGSENRAGENQAALFHALEKHYEQRYAESNGEPVRSVDFNSRQAIPGTGWQRRKWIGPGTTAHLDFSLASGTDYRIRICIGDSAAPDILDSFALQANGEPIALKTLLKRKQTTLFEGQIPQAIVSKNPYFTRLTFSVNRTIPMPQLLKDGSADGLLVGLAVRGVQIIPSSESAIAQKFAQKYWIFPQQDSAWIAVRDFIQPQIRETETIAAPVEFVECFSQQYISCAESLTQSPDWVVIHKGLLPETNPALLTWTFKNLRSVFANEVFVVFSNRTDLPALDRKNPHLQALRHEWKQIGRSKMNSSESEAGILGQIRSKLKRFLALLN; encoded by the coding sequence ATGCCCAAAAGCATCGAGTATCACCTGCAATCAGAAGATCAGCTTTGCTTTGTCAGGATTCCAAAAACCGCCAGCACCACGCTCCTTTCAATTATCAACACTAAATTTGGCGCAGAGGAACTGTGTCCGCTGCTGGAAGGCGAGATTTACCACTCAGCTCCCGGTGAATTAGACAAATACAGGTTTTTTGGTGCCCACTTTGATTACAACATCTATCAATTTTTGCCGAAAAAGCCTGTTTATTTCACTGTTCTGAGGCATCCCGTCAATCGCGTAATTTCGCTGTTTAAGCACTGTCAGGCGGATACCAGCGACAGCATCTTCTCGCAGTTTCTTAGGGAAGCCACACAGCAGGGAATAAGGGATTTTGTTTGCAGCAGCGATCCAACGATTCGCATCCGCACCTCTAATTTGCAGACTCGGCAAATTGCCGCAGGGCTAGGAACTCGACACCTCAATCCTTTTGCCCCTGATCCGATCGAGGCAGAACTATCAGATGCAGAGCTACTGAGGCTAGCAAAGCAACATCTGGACGAATTTGCCTTTACCGGATTAACCGAGCAGTTTCAGGCATCGCTGTTTTTGCTGTATTACACTTTTGGCTGGTGTCCCGTTGCCCAGTACCAAAATCGTCGGGTTGCAGGCAAAAAGCAGTCCAGCGGAGATGATCTTGATCCGGAGACGATCGCCGCAATTCTCTCCCTCAACGAACTCGATTGGGAACTCTACCAGTACGGGCAACAGCTTTTTGAAGCGCGATTTGCCCAGATGCTAGAAGAACTTCAGGCAAGATATAAACTGTCTGAATCCGATCGTTTAACGCTCAATCAGCTAACGCTCAATCAGCTTAATGGTTCTGAGAATCGAGCAGGTGAGAATCAAGCAGCGCTCTTTCATGCCTTAGAAAAACACTACGAGCAACGCTACGCGGAATCCAATGGTGAACCCGTGCGATCGGTTGATTTTAATTCTCGACAGGCAATTCCGGGAACAGGCTGGCAGCGACGTAAGTGGATTGGTCCAGGAACAACCGCCCATCTAGATTTTTCCCTCGCTTCAGGAACGGATTACAGAATTCGGATCTGTATTGGGGATAGCGCCGCACCTGATATTTTAGACAGCTTTGCCCTGCAAGCCAACGGAGAACCAATCGCCCTTAAAACCCTGTTGAAGCGCAAGCAAACCACCCTCTTTGAAGGACAAATTCCCCAGGCGATCGTCTCTAAGAATCCCTATTTCACCCGCCTAACCTTCAGCGTCAATCGCACAATTCCCATGCCGCAACTGTTAAAGGATGGCAGCGCCGATGGTTTGCTGGTCGGACTTGCTGTGCGGGGCGTGCAAATTATCCCCAGCTCCGAATCTGCGATCGCCCAAAAATTCGCCCAAAAATATTGGATTTTTCCGCAGCAGGACTCCGCCTGGATTGCCGTCAGGGATTTTATTCAGCCCCAGATCCGGGAAACAGAGACGATCGCCGCCCCTGTCGAATTTGTCGAATGTTTCTCCCAGCAATACATTTCCTGCGCCGAATCCCTTACTCAGTCACCCGATTGGGTTGTGATTCACAAAGGACTGCTGCCGGAAACGAATCCCGCTTTACTCACCTGGACATTCAAGAATCTGCGATCGGTTTTTGCCAACGAAGTCTTTGTCGTATTCTCTAACCGCACCGACCTGCCAGCCCTCGATCGAAAAAATCCCCACCTCCAGGCATTGCGGCATGAATGGAAGCAGATCGGGCGATCGAAGATGAACAGCAGCGAATCGGAAGCCGGAATTTTAGGACAAATCCGCTCAAAGCTAAAGAGATTTTTGGCGTTGCTGAATTAA
- a CDS encoding PAS domain S-box protein, giving the protein MTFKFNRHQTAWNYGVAIVFVLVALLLMLALDPLLQLQQTTFLLFFGALTLSAWYGGRGAGILATLLSAVCASFFLIPRISSTPGLDWIVKMLLFMLQGCLISLLIGSLRMTQLRLKRLLYERDQAEAALQHLTTAESEERLRLAIENAGMATWDVNLQTGSVNWSENHFTLLGYPPGLSHEGTDELWRSRVYADDWDMVQQSIEQAKQNRSLCSIEYRIARADTGEIRWLSAYARFLYSPSGQPVRFVGVFFDVTERKQVEASLREGQERLALAMDAGGMAAWELNPLNSAVITSSNAAEIYGLSQIQTTEQGFSLVHPDDLARHRAIVDQAVAQKSSYHSEFRIIRPDTGAIVWLEERGKVLLNEDGTLQKMIGVAIDITKRKQIEAELQRSNDRFYAAMRAVEGIVFEWNLDTQTVYRSEGLLELVGVRSEDAPPTRQWWIERIHPEDLGRIETETPAFFAGSDRYEGEYRVRHEAGHWVHVWERGCLKRNAQGEVISIVGFTTDITERKQAEAALRQSEARLQVVAANLPQGALFIVDHELRYRLAEGKALHDVGLTSNYFVGKTLWEALNADLAEFYAPYYRRVLSGETFSLEHFSHDRHYSSHGIPLYNSQGEVEAALAVSYDITERKRIEDEREQAAIELRQKNAILDAINKSAPTPIFVKDREGRIIYANPATLTVFGKSAEEVIGLRDCDIATPLEDALKVMENDRRIMESGQMEVVEESPDGIRTFLGMKMPYLNEAGEVIGLIGISNDITERVQLERERLRVADERERILQQEQAAREAAEQANRMKDEFLAVLSHELRSPLNPILGWAKLLQQGNLDANRQRDALATIERNAKLQAQLVEDLLDISRIMRGKLTLNTAPVSLTFVIPAAIETVRLAAEAKQIAIDLNLPSIFLPVWGDAARLQQVVWNLLTNAVKFTPNGGSVEVRLREVGAGERGSNEVGELGNTQSHEASNHPSPPYPLTARLNGLHILLVDDDDDTREFQAFVLRQNGALVTAVSSGSAALQVLEQCKPDVMVSDIGMAEMNGYTLIRQIRDWEASQRFCSSCDRLPAIAVSAYAADTDQRQSIAAGFQRHLSKPIHPEMLVKTIVDVVKQGTDA; this is encoded by the coding sequence ATGACATTTAAGTTTAATCGTCATCAAACCGCCTGGAATTATGGAGTTGCGATCGTCTTTGTATTGGTGGCACTGCTGCTGATGCTTGCACTTGATCCGCTGCTCCAGTTACAGCAAACCACGTTTCTGCTGTTTTTTGGGGCACTGACGCTGAGTGCCTGGTATGGCGGACGGGGAGCGGGAATTTTAGCAACCCTGCTGTCGGCGGTATGCGCTAGCTTTTTCCTGATCCCTCGCATTAGCTCCACGCCAGGGCTGGATTGGATCGTCAAAATGCTGCTGTTTATGCTTCAGGGTTGCCTGATTAGCCTGCTGATTGGATCGCTGCGTATGACCCAACTGCGGCTGAAACGGCTGCTGTATGAGCGGGATCAGGCAGAGGCAGCACTCCAGCATCTCACAACTGCGGAATCTGAGGAACGGCTGCGATTAGCGATCGAAAATGCGGGGATGGCAACCTGGGATGTGAATTTACAGACCGGAAGCGTCAACTGGTCGGAGAATCACTTTACCCTGCTGGGGTATCCGCCGGGGTTGAGCCACGAAGGAACCGACGAACTGTGGCGCAGCCGCGTTTATGCCGACGATTGGGACATGGTGCAGCAGTCCATTGAACAGGCAAAACAAAATCGATCGCTTTGCAGCATTGAGTACCGCATTGCCCGTGCCGATACGGGAGAAATTCGCTGGCTGAGTGCCTACGCCCGATTTTTGTATAGCCCCAGCGGGCAACCCGTTCGATTTGTGGGCGTTTTCTTTGATGTGACGGAGCGTAAGCAGGTAGAAGCCTCGCTGCGGGAGGGGCAGGAACGTCTGGCGCTGGCAATGGACGCGGGAGGAATGGCTGCCTGGGAGTTGAATCCGCTCAACAGCGCAGTCATTACCTCTTCTAATGCTGCTGAGATTTATGGTTTATCTCAAATTCAGACGACCGAGCAGGGATTTTCTCTGGTGCATCCAGACGATCTGGCGCGACACAGAGCGATCGTAGATCAGGCAGTTGCCCAGAAAAGCAGCTACCACTCTGAGTTTCGGATTATCCGACCTGATACGGGGGCGATCGTCTGGCTGGAGGAACGGGGGAAGGTGCTGCTGAATGAGGACGGAACGCTGCAAAAGATGATCGGGGTGGCGATCGACATTACAAAGCGCAAACAGATCGAAGCGGAGTTACAGCGGAGCAACGATCGCTTTTATGCCGCCATGCGAGCCGTGGAGGGCATTGTATTTGAGTGGAACCTGGATACCCAAACGGTCTACCGCTCCGAGGGATTGCTAGAGCTGGTGGGGGTACGCTCCGAGGATGCCCCGCCGACCCGGCAATGGTGGATTGAGCGAATTCATCCAGAGGATCTGGGGCGGATCGAAACGGAAACTCCGGCATTTTTCGCAGGGAGCGATCGCTATGAGGGCGAGTATCGGGTTCGCCATGAGGCGGGGCACTGGGTTCATGTGTGGGAGCGGGGTTGCCTGAAGCGCAACGCCCAGGGGGAAGTTATTAGCATTGTGGGCTTTACCACCGATATTACGGAACGCAAACAGGCAGAAGCCGCCCTACGCCAGAGTGAAGCCCGTCTTCAGGTTGTTGCCGCTAATTTGCCCCAGGGAGCGCTCTTTATTGTGGATCACGAGCTGCGCTATCGGCTGGCGGAAGGCAAAGCCCTTCACGATGTAGGGCTGACATCAAACTATTTTGTTGGCAAAACCCTGTGGGAAGCCCTCAACGCAGACCTAGCGGAGTTCTATGCGCCTTACTATCGTCGGGTACTCAGTGGCGAGACCTTTAGCCTGGAACACTTCAGCCACGATCGTCACTACAGTTCCCACGGCATACCGCTGTACAACAGCCAGGGGGAGGTAGAAGCTGCCCTTGCCGTCTCTTACGACATTACGGAGCGGAAGCGGATTGAGGACGAGCGAGAGCAGGCGGCGATCGAACTGCGGCAGAAAAACGCCATTCTGGACGCAATCAATAAATCTGCGCCAACGCCCATTTTTGTGAAGGATCGGGAGGGACGCATTATCTATGCCAACCCTGCTACCCTTACGGTCTTCGGAAAATCGGCAGAGGAGGTCATTGGCTTGCGGGACTGCGACATTGCAACCCCCCTGGAAGATGCGCTGAAGGTGATGGAAAACGATCGCCGCATTATGGAATCGGGACAGATGGAGGTGGTGGAAGAGTCGCCGGACGGCATTCGCACCTTTTTAGGGATGAAAATGCCCTACCTCAACGAAGCAGGAGAGGTGATTGGGCTGATTGGCATCTCCAACGATATTACTGAGCGAGTCCAGCTAGAGCGCGAACGCTTGCGTGTCGCAGACGAACGCGAACGGATTTTGCAGCAGGAGCAGGCAGCCCGCGAAGCCGCAGAGCAAGCCAACCGCATGAAGGACGAATTCCTCGCTGTCCTGTCCCACGAACTGCGATCGCCCCTTAACCCCATCCTGGGCTGGGCAAAGCTTCTGCAACAGGGCAATCTGGACGCCAATCGCCAGCGCGATGCCCTTGCCACGATCGAACGAAACGCCAAACTTCAGGCGCAATTGGTCGAAGACCTGCTGGACATCTCGCGCATTATGCGAGGGAAGCTCACCCTCAATACCGCCCCCGTCAGCCTTACCTTTGTGATTCCTGCCGCCATCGAAACCGTCCGCCTCGCTGCCGAAGCCAAACAAATTGCGATCGATCTCAATCTTCCCTCGATCTTTCTCCCTGTTTGGGGGGATGCTGCCCGTCTTCAGCAGGTGGTCTGGAACTTGCTGACGAATGCGGTTAAGTTCACGCCTAATGGCGGCAGCGTTGAGGTGAGACTGCGGGAAGTGGGGGCAGGGGAGCGGGGGAGCAATGAAGTGGGGGAACTGGGAAACACTCAATCTCATGAAGCCTCGAATCACCCCTCACCTCCTTATCCCCTCACCGCTCGCCTCAACGGTCTGCACATTCTGCTAGTGGATGATGACGACGATACGCGAGAGTTTCAGGCTTTTGTGCTGAGGCAGAATGGGGCACTAGTGACGGCGGTTTCTTCCGGGTCGGCGGCGTTGCAGGTGCTAGAGCAGTGTAAGCCGGATGTCATGGTGAGCGATATTGGTATGGCGGAAATGAATGGCTATACGCTGATTCGGCAAATTCGCGATTGGGAAGCTTCGCAGCGTTTTTGTTCATCCTGCGATCGGCTTCCTGCCATTGCGGTGAGTGCCTATGCTGCCGATACTGATCAGAGGCAGTCGATTGCGGCGGGATTTCAGCGGCATCTTTCTAAGCCAATCCATCCAGAAATGCTGGTAAAAACGATCGTCGATGTGGTGAAACAAGGGACGGATGCTTAA